A segment of the Alistipes communis genome:
ACGGGTATCCGTCGCCGCCGCCGTCTCGACGGCCAGTTGCAGCAACCGTTTCGAGCGCTTCGCCGATGTGCCGTCGGAACCCTTGTCATCGACGACGGTGAGCGCATGCAATCCGTTCTTGGCGCGCTTCGGCTTGAGCGACAGCCCCAGGTTGACCAGCTCCTCGACGTTGGCCTGGTTGCTGACCGGAATGAGTATCTCCACCTCGTTCCGGTCGGGTTCCTCGACGTCCGTCGACTCCTCCATGGCGATATTGTGCGCCCCCTTCTGCGCTGAAAACGACGCCATCGTACAGGTGACCAGAATCATCAGAATCGTACCGTTGAGCACGCTCTCGTTCAGCAGCCGGATCGGCTCGCCGTCGGGCGTCGTTCCCAGAATGACGTTGTAGCCCACCAGCACGGCCGCCAGCGTCGCTGCGGCCTGCGCATTGCTCAGCCCGAAGATCACGCGCCGCTGATCGACCGACATACGGAAAGTCTTCTGCGTGAGCCATGCGGCGATGAACTTGGCCGCCGTGGCCACGACGATCATCACGGCGCCGACCTTGATCGTCTCGAAACTGGTAAAGAAAGCACGGTAGTCGATCAGCATCCCGACGCTGAGCAGGAAGAACGGGATGAAGATCGCATTGCCGACGAACTCCACACGGTTCATCAGCGGCGAAGTGGCGGGAATCAGCCTGTTGAGCGCCAGCCCCGCGAGGAACGATCCGATGATCGCTTCCAGTCCGGCCAGCTGGGCGAGAAAAGCACCCAGAAAGACCATCGCCAGCACGAAGATATATTGCGAGATGTTGTCGTGCACCCTTTTGAAGAACCAGCGCCCGATCAGGGGGAATCCCAACAGAACGAAGAGCGTGAAGGCCGTGATCGACAGCCCCAACCGCACCCAGAACATGTCGTCGGCGTTACCCGTCGAGAGCGCGACGACGATCGTCAGCACCAACAGCGCGAGCGTATCGGTAATCATCGTTCCGCCCACGGTGATGCAGACCGCATTGTTCTTGCTGATTCCCAGCTTGCTGATAATGGGGTAGGCGATCAGCGTGTGCGAAGCGAACATGCTGGCCAGCAGTACCGAAGTGAGCCACGAAAAGCCGAGCAGGTAGTATCCCGCGACGATACCGAGCGCCATCGGCACGCAGAAGGTATAGAGACCGAAAGTCAGGCTGCGCAGGCTGTTGCGTTTGAAATCGCCCATATCGATTTCCAATCCCGCCAGGAACATGATGTAGAGCAGCCCCGCCGTGCCCGAAAGGATGATGCTGCTGTCGCGCAGGACGAGGTTGAAGCCGTGGGGGCCGATCACGGCTCCGGCGATGATGAGCCCCAACAGCGGCGGGATGCGGATCTTGTTCAGCAACAACGGTGCTCCGAGAATGATGAGCAGGATGATGAGAAACTTCAGCACGGGATCGGCCAGCGGAAGCGTGAAATCCATTGCGGTGAGGAATATCATAGACGATTTCGATTTATTCAATCGTAAAATTACGAAATTTTCCCCGTTTTTCCTAACTCGCGGAACGATTTTCCGCGGTGTCCGTGCAGAACGGATCGTCTTTTTGTATGCAATTTGCACGGGGAAGGGAAACCGTATCACATCAAACGAATAAAAATTATGAAAGACGAACAGACGACCTGCACGCCCTGCGAGCAGAATTTCGAGGACAACATCAACGAACTGGTCGATCAGGTGGAGGATTACACCCGTAAGGACCGTATGAGGAAGGAACGCGAGGTCGAAGAGGCCTTCGCCGCGGACAAGGAGCCGAAGCGCTGACCCGCTCCGCCGCAGGGCGGCCGACAGCGGAATTTACCCTGTGTAATCGGGTAAATTCCGCTTTTTCTTCGTCTCTGCGGGAATGGGTATTTATACTTAGTGCTGCTTTACGATATTAATGTATATTTGCACGTTAATTCTTTGAACAACGAATGATTGATTTCAAGCGGGTTCCCTCGCCCTGTTTTCTGTTGGACGAACGTCTGCTGGCGCGGAATCTTTCGGTCGTCGACCGCGTGCGCCGCGAGTCGGGCGCCGAGGTGATCGTCGCGCTCAAAGCGTGCGCCATGTGGAGTATCTTCCCCCTGTTGGCGCGTCACAGCGACGGCGCGACGGCCAGTTCGGCCGCCGAGGCCCGGCTGGTACGCGAAGAGTTCGGGCAGCCGGCGCACACGTATGCTCCGGTCTACACCGACCGCAATATCGGCGAGATACTCGATTGCAGCAGCCATATCACCTTCAATTCGCTCGGACAATTCCGCCGTTTCGGTGCAATGGCGCTGCTGCGCGGCATCTCGTGCGGTCTGCGCGTCAACCCGCGCTATTCGCCCGTGGAGACCGATCTTTACAACCCCTGCGTGGCGGGTTCGCGGCTGGGAGTGACCGCCGAGGAGCTGGAAACGCAGGGCGGTCTGCCCGACGGGATCGAGGGGCTGCATTTCCATGTGCTGTGCGAATCGCGGTCGGAGCATCTCCGCAAGGCGCTCGAAGCCGTAGAGCGGCATTTCGGCCGTTATCTCGACCGCATCCAGTGGCTCAACATGGGCGGCGGCCACCTGATGACCCACGCCGACTACGATTGCGATGACCTGATCGCGCTGCTGCGCGATTTTCGGGCGCGCCATCCCCGCCTGCGGCTGATTCTCGAACCGGGCAGCGCCTTTACGTGGCGCACGGGCTATCTGGTCTCGACGGTCGAGGACATCGTCGAAAACGGCGGCGTGCACACGGCCATGCTCGACGTGTCGTTCGCCTGCCACATGCCCGACTGCCTCGAAATGCCCTACAAGCCGGCGATCGTCGGGGCCCGCGAACCGCAGGAAGGCGACCGGCGCTGGCGCATGGGCGGCAACAGCTGTCTGGCGGGGGATTACTGCGGCGACTGGGCGTTCGACCACGAATTGCAGGTCGGCGAGCGGATCGTATTCGAGGATATGATCCACTACACGATGGTCAAGACCACGATGTTCAACGGCGTGGCGCACCCCGCGATCGCCGTCGCCGACGCCGACGGAGCCGTCCGCATCGTCCGGGAATTCGGTTACGCCGATTTCAAAGGGCGCATGTCCTGAAAACCAAAGATACCCAAAGATACTACATGGAGAATTTTACACCCACTCATTACACGCTCGAATGCGTCGCTACGGGGCGGCAGTTCGAAGACGAAGGCTGGATGCTCGACGATCCCTGCTGCAAAATCCCTTCGATGATCCGCACTCGTTACGCCGTCCGGCAGATCGACGTGCGCCCCGACAGCTACGGCTTCTACAAATTCTGCGACTGGCTGCCGGTCCGCCGCATGTTGCAGGGTTCGAGCGCACCCGTAACCTACAAAAGCAAAGGTCTGGCCGACTACCTCGGCCTGAAAAACCTC
Coding sequences within it:
- a CDS encoding cation:proton antiporter, which gives rise to MIFLTAMDFTLPLADPVLKFLIILLIILGAPLLLNKIRIPPLLGLIIAGAVIGPHGFNLVLRDSSIILSGTAGLLYIMFLAGLEIDMGDFKRNSLRSLTFGLYTFCVPMALGIVAGYYLLGFSWLTSVLLASMFASHTLIAYPIISKLGISKNNAVCITVGGTMITDTLALLVLTIVVALSTGNADDMFWVRLGLSITAFTLFVLLGFPLIGRWFFKRVHDNISQYIFVLAMVFLGAFLAQLAGLEAIIGSFLAGLALNRLIPATSPLMNRVEFVGNAIFIPFFLLSVGMLIDYRAFFTSFETIKVGAVMIVVATAAKFIAAWLTQKTFRMSVDQRRVIFGLSNAQAAATLAAVLVGYNVILGTTPDGEPIRLLNESVLNGTILMILVTCTMASFSAQKGAHNIAMEESTDVEEPDRNEVEILIPVSNQANVEELVNLGLSLKPKRAKNGLHALTVVDDKGSDGTSAKRSKRLLQLAVETAAATDTRLQELLRYDLSPANAISGVIRECGITDVILGLHERKDISSGFLGRVAEGTIADNTTNVFIYKPAQPLSTVKRHLVVLPPQAEKEAGFLSALERLANVVGNTGAKAVFYAAPATLDLIRERFARSSNEIGYVPFVNWEDFLIVSRDVRTDDTLWIWMSRRNGVSYESSMARVSRYLDQYFKGNNFVLVYPLQASIDEGSRYLT
- the nspC gene encoding carboxynorspermidine decarboxylase yields the protein MIDFKRVPSPCFLLDERLLARNLSVVDRVRRESGAEVIVALKACAMWSIFPLLARHSDGATASSAAEARLVREEFGQPAHTYAPVYTDRNIGEILDCSSHITFNSLGQFRRFGAMALLRGISCGLRVNPRYSPVETDLYNPCVAGSRLGVTAEELETQGGLPDGIEGLHFHVLCESRSEHLRKALEAVERHFGRYLDRIQWLNMGGGHLMTHADYDCDDLIALLRDFRARHPRLRLILEPGSAFTWRTGYLVSTVEDIVENGGVHTAMLDVSFACHMPDCLEMPYKPAIVGAREPQEGDRRWRMGGNSCLAGDYCGDWAFDHELQVGERIVFEDMIHYTMVKTTMFNGVAHPAIAVADADGAVRIVREFGYADFKGRMS